The genomic region AATCATTTTCTACAAAAGGTAGAAGCATTTCTCTTTGCTTGTTGAGGTAAGGACTTAGTGTTGAAATATTAAAAGTTCTAAGAACAAACTCTTCAATAAATCGATTAAAGAGGTTTCTGTATTTTGGCTGATCTAAAATTTTGTTGACTAGCACCCTAGCTTCGTAAGGTTCTCCCCATTGATTAATATCTCGACTAGCCCAATCATACTGATCTGATATAAGATTAATACCGAATGTGTGATCAAATTGATAGGGGATATAAGACCATTTTCCTGTTTTATCATCAAAATAAAGGAAGAAGTTATCTTTATTGAAAGCATATCCGTCCCAATGCCCACATAGAATTTCGATTGCTAATGCTTTTACAAATTGTTCCACCTCAAAATGAGTTTCAACATAGTGTATCAGTTCTTTATGATGTAAAAGATTAATACTGTCTAAAAAGGATTGAAGATGTTCTCTGTGAAAGTCTTTGCCTTGGCATAAAGGATACGTTTTTTCATCCAAATAACTATTAGGGTCATTGGTTAAATCTGCACCATAATTTCCCATATAGAGTATACCTTCATTACTCTTAAAATGATGGGTAAGAAAAGATGAGTCTATGAGTTCAGACATTAGATAAACACCATGGTATTCACCATTAATAAACAACAAAGTATGTGCTGATCTAGGAGCAGGGATTCCTTCGTTAGACATTAACTGATACATTAACTTGGATCTAGATAATGTAGGATCCCCACTATTACTTTCAAGTTTTAACCCTTGAAGGTGACAGATAGACTTTTTTCCAAATGCAATTTCAAATGACTTTTTTAAAGAGTAGCGAGTATCTTTTCCTGATAAACCTACACAAATGCTGCTTATAGTATCTTTAATAGTTTTGCTTTCGAACGTCATAGAGCCAAAGAAACGAAGTTGTTTTTCTTCATTACCAACGGCTAATAGTTGTTGTAATTCTGCTGAATCTAATGTTATATCAATTCTACTTACTTCGTCTGGGTGGAAAAAAG from Flammeovirga agarivorans harbors:
- a CDS encoding CotH kinase family protein, with product MKKFVLTILLIYITILSYAQCTVGHECSFFHPDEVSRIDITLDSAELQQLLAVGNEEKQLRFFGSMTFESKTIKDTISSICVGLSGKDTRYSLKKSFEIAFGKKSICHLQGLKLESNSGDPTLSRSKLMYQLMSNEGIPAPRSAHTLLFINGEYHGVYLMSELIDSSFLTHHFKSNEGILYMGNYGADLTNDPNSYLDEKTYPLCQGKDFHREHLQSFLDSINLLHHKELIHYVETHFEVEQFVKALAIEILCGHWDGYAFNKDNFFLYFDDKTGKWSYIPYQFDHTFGINLISDQYDWASRDINQWGEPYEARVLVNKILDQPKYRNLFNRFIEEFVLRTFNISTLSPYLNKQREMLLPFVENDYQYSLDHGWTTFDFINSFENSVGNHIDYGLKEFILQRSRTALKQVISSDPKQLSHWVETVKFYPDPKKNVVMMKMKDVSYKSCMVSVQNKEGQTVKRFVYPPSESIKVEYDKFSEGTYILSAEIENKQGSWVGLPQVIINN